The Macaca thibetana thibetana isolate TM-01 chromosome 9, ASM2454274v1, whole genome shotgun sequence region catgttggccaggatggtctccgtctcttgacctcataatctgcccgccttggcctcccaaagtgctggaattacaggtgtgagccaccgtgcccagtcgcAATCTGATTTTTAAGTGTGGCACTCAGGAGACAGAAGGTTAGACTTACAGATGTGTGAGTCACTCAGTCAATATCTGGGTATAAAAAGGTGAATAAATTAGACTTGGTCCCAACCCTCCTGAGGCTTACAGTTTAGTAGGAAGCATAAGCCAGGAAATGGGCAATGCCACATACTGTGACAAGCAGTATGAATGTACAGGTGACAAGAGCACACAGAAGTACTGCTGTCTTAGACTTGAGGTTGCAGATGACTTCTCAGAAGAGTGATATCTGAGCTAAAGTCTAGAAGAGGGATAGGAATTAGCTGTCATTACTAATTATTAGTAATTACTCTCCCTGCAGTGGGCAGACAGTGGCACAGTAGAGGAAAGGTGAGGAACAGAATATGTTCCATGTAGAGAAAAATCCTGAAGTATCAGAATCCAAGGAGAGTTATAAGACAAAAGCAGGAGCTGCAGAATATAAAACTGGCAAAGCTCCCTTTCTTTTTAGTTAGAGCTGATGGGAGGACATTTTACGCATGTTACTTAGTTATTTCCTCCGCAGCTTCCAATTCTGCCATAAGCTACAAACATACAGTGAGAAGACAAAAAGCTGAGCTTGCAGAAAAATCAGAAgagttttgagaaaaataatccaTCAAAAATGGCAGGAAGTGACAGCAGAAAAAAGAGGAGGCCACAAGGAAAGGCAGCTGCAATGCCACTGCAAAACATAATGCCCTCCCTGATGGCCTCCAAAGGCCTCGGTGTATTATAATAATGCTACTGTGCAGCAAGTGATGGCCATGACGATTTGGAGTCAAAAAGTCTACATGTGCCATGCCAGGGGTCCctaacccccaggccacagaccgCTACTGGTCCGTGGCCTGATGGGAACTAGGCGgcacagcaagaggtgagtgATGGGAGCCTGGCAAGCATTACCGcctaagctccgcctcctgtcagatcaggggCTGCACTGGATTCTCAAAGGAGCGCAAATTctgttgtgaactgcgcatgcaaggAATCTACACTGCAcgctctttatgagaatctaactaatgccagatgatctgaagtggaacagtttcacccCAAAACCATCCTCACCAtcccatggaaaaattgtcaccaatgaaaccagtccctgttgccaaaaaggctggggaccactgTGATACACAGTTTATAGAATCAAGCAAAGAGAActttcaagaaacatttattttcaaaatggtttAAGTCAGCAATTAAATGTCTAGCAGTGAGTGTAAAGGTGTAAAGGAGATGGGTAGGGATATAGAATTATTACTGTTAATATCAATCAATAAGTATCTTAAATTTTATAGCAGTGTTCTTCAACCTCTGAGTCATATCCCATCTTGACACATAAAAATCCCATACCCTTTCTGAAATATGTATGAGGAAAACAGATTATTTCCTTACTTTTCCAAATGCCAAATATGCTTTTTAAACTATGTATGACCCCTTGTTCACACAGACACTTCTCCTTCCTCCAATACGAAAAATAGCTAAGAGTctactaatattttctttatcaaacgGTTTTCAAGTTTTGAGTCTtagtttacacatttttaaaaacataaaaaacactgAGATCAGATAAGTAATACAAATCATACACATGCAACAAGAGCTGTTTTATTCTATTTCCCTAGTCCTTATTCTCCAATTTTATTATGATCTCATTATACCTTTTTCCAGAAGGCCACTTAAAATTCTTGGTGGAATGAAGTGCGAAAACTTTAAGTGTTTTAATACTGTGGACAATGACTGACTTATGTTACCAGCATACAATACTAGCATTTGTCTTACTAATATAATATTGACCAACGTATTTTTCACATTACCTTCTATGAAGTCATTTTCATTAAATATCAGTTTCTCTCCAAGTGGACCCTCCTCATCTTCTTGTTCATCATCTTCATCAGGATTATTAATGACCTCCAAGCCAGCTTCAATAACTTCCACCAATTCATCTCGTTTGTCTTTTCTAACTGGTTTTTCTTCAGGATGGCGAGTGAGACCCATTTCCAATTGAAATACTTTCATTAAGGTAAAACTTTCAAAGGGAATGACCCCATACTCACTGGGTAGTTTGGCCCCTATGCTAACTTCAGCTTTGTCAATTTGGGAATGAAGAAACTCTAAAAGATCACTAGGTGCTTGCTCTTTGTTGCTCTGATAGCCTATGCCATTAGCCcctacattctttctttcttgcaatGACCTCATCTTTTCACTCATTTCTTGTAACTCTTGTTTTAGTTGAGCAATTTGGCGTTTCAGACTGGTTGCCCTGGTCTGATAATGTTCTTCTTGTTCCTGTAGGAGGGCTTGATAATACTCTTTACCATAATTTTCCCCAACAACACCAGGAAGAGATGCATTTCCATCAGTCTGGGGGGCACATTCCAGGAGGTACATAAATAATACCAAACTGCAGAGCAAAGCGAGGCCCAACAGCAACCAGTGGGTCCGGGTGTGAAGAATCAGTCCTCTTCTAGGCATTCTTATTAATGTGTATTTGCCTAACAAAATAAGCTATTTGTGTGTTCATACCTTTAGTAAAAagttatcaaaaattaaaaacaaaatcagaatttcCATAAAAGGTACCCAAATAATTCTGCTGTAgctttaagtttttctttcttcagcagTCATGACTACTTGCAGAAATGGGAAGTTATGTATACTTTCTGTATTGTTACCATGATATCCAGAATAAAGCAATCTGACATATAAAATCCATTATATTGGTAGTGATTTTTCTGAAAGACACAGATCAGAATCAATCAGAATTTTGTTCCCTTAAGGATATCAATTTTGTTTGTGGCTTCAGTGAACTTAGCTACGTGACTACTACATGCAGAGAACTATGAGAGGTACTAATATAATTTAGCATATTCAGTAAATactgggagaatttttttttttttttgagacggagtctcactctgtcacccaggctgaagcgcagtggcacgatcttggctgactgcaacctctggctcctgggtgcaagtgatccttccatctcagcttcccgagtagctggtactacaggcacctgcccaccacacccagctaatttttgtatttttagtagagacgaggtttcaccatgttagccagactggtcctgacctcaggtgatctgcctgtcttggcctcccacagccctgggattacaggtgtgagccactaagcctggcctgggagaatttttaaaaataccttacaaaacaataaattatGTATAATACTTTTAACTAGTATGTCTACACGGCTATAACTTGAGtcaaagaaacattaaaattacGTTCAGCATAGtctatattacatatattctactgttctctaattttttgaaaattatattgcCTATAATTCTTTATTAACATAGTATTTCAATTACCGCACCATTTCCCAACTAAAGCTTATGTCCATTTGGGAACTGAGTTTATAGAGATTGTTTCTGTTATAGTAATAATGGTTTACTGGAGAgagatattttcttccagtttattcAACTCAAGCATTCTACCTCATTAGTTTCTACTGCTCAGCTCAGCCAGTCTAGAAGCCTTAAAATTAAGTGGGGGAAAGAACAATTTCATAAGCTCACAGACATCTGAAAAAcacattaagaaaacatttttatatccaATGTCCTCCAGTAGATTATTTGCACATTAGATTACACAATTCTTTCCACTGTATTATGCATCAACAGATTTCCTACAAGTCTAGAAAGGTTTGGAGtctatacaaagaaaaaacatgaagaatTTAATCATCCTTatcagcagagaaaaaaattcaaaaaccatttatacatttataaaattacatgCCATCGTTCATGCCACAACCAGTTGTGCAAACTCCTCCATGTCTTTAATGATTCTTAACTCTAGAAATAGAGGTTTAACTTAGGACAAGGGAGGCAAGGAGGCCTTCACTGCAAAGAGAACTTCCATCGTAACAAAGTGCTTGTTGAGAAGGATAATGTGATATGACAGCAGGCTTTTAACAGTAATGGTTTTCTCACTGCAGCAAAACCTGGAAGATCACTACAGATTATCAGTCCTAGCCACTTTTTTAATGAGTAAAAAACCTGGATGCTTTCTGTGGCAAATGCTGCAAtgcgtttgtttttgtttttgttttttggtaacaTGTCAGTATAAAACATAGGACAGATGAAAACTTCTTATGGCCAATATACCACAAATAATGGTCTTAACTCTCCtt contains the following coding sequences:
- the CSGALNACT2 gene encoding chondroitin sulfate N-acetylgalactosaminyltransferase 2 isoform X3, whose amino-acid sequence is MPRRGLILHTRTHWLLLGLALLCSLVLFMYLLECAPQTDGNASLPGVVGENYGKEYYQALLQEQEEHYQTRATSLKRQIAQLKQELQEMSEKMRSLQERKNVGANGIGYQSNKEQAPSDLLEFLHSQIDKAEVSIGAKLPSEYGVIPFESFTLMKVFQLEMGLTRHPEEKPVRKDKRDELVEVIEAGLEVINNPDEDDEQEDEEGPLGEKLIFNENDFIEGYYRTERDKGTQYELFFKKADLMEYRHVTLFRPFGPLMKVKSEMIDITRSIINIIVPLAERTEAFVQFMQNFRDVCIHQDKKIHLTVVYFGKEGLSKVKSILESVTRLASSTW
- the CSGALNACT2 gene encoding chondroitin sulfate N-acetylgalactosaminyltransferase 2 isoform X2; translated protein: MPRRGLILHTRTHWLLLGLALLCSLVLFMYLLECAPQTDGNASLPGVVGENYGKEYYQALLQEQEEHYQTRATSLKRQIAQLKQELQEMSEKMRSLQERKNVGANGIGYQSNKEQAPSDLLEFLHSQIDKAEVSIGAKLPSEYGVIPFESFTLMKVFQLEMGLTRHPEEKPVRKDKRDELVEVIEAGLEVINNPDEDDEQEDEEGPLGEKLIFNENDFIEGYYRTERDKGTQYELFFKKADLMEYRHVTLFRPFGPLMKVKSEMIDITRSIINIIVPLAERTEAFVQFMQNFRDVCIHQDKKIHLTVVYFGKEGLSKVKSILESVTRFIKRILAFGEILALE
- the CSGALNACT2 gene encoding chondroitin sulfate N-acetylgalactosaminyltransferase 2 isoform X4, whose translation is MPRRGLILHTRTHWLLLGLALLCSLVLFMYLLECAPQTDGNASLPGVVGENYGKEYYQALLQEQEEHYQTRATSLKRQIAQLKQELQEMSEKMRSLQERKNVGANGIGYQSNKEQAPSDLLEFLHSQIDKAEVSIGAKLPSEYGVIPFESFTLMKVFQLEMGLTRHPEEKPVRKDKRDELVEVIEAGLEVINNPDEDDEQEDEEGPLGEKLIFNENDFIEGYYRTERDKGTQYELFFKKADLMEYRHVTLFRPFGPLMKVKSEMIDITRSIINIIVPLAERTEAFVQFMQNFRDVCIHQDKKIHLTVVYFGKEGLSKVKSILESVTRVEETLE